A genomic window from Vicia villosa cultivar HV-30 ecotype Madison, WI unplaced genomic scaffold, Vvil1.0 ctg.004930F_1_1, whole genome shotgun sequence includes:
- the LOC131642405 gene encoding uncharacterized protein LOC131642405, producing the protein MAIFVFFLKILSNLLVSHRYTTQDLIFLLPPSAAAAVMEALKGVCDIPLSQLPNPVIKGDIPSITIPEEEYEAGITECKNNLHGRVLWPKGSSPLTVAALKEKLSTSWSEVKNWGMLSLGKGYYEFTFATTEDMRREYWKPRIVFAIASCVGTPICIDAASSKSRIDHTFGQYVRVLVDMDLTKPLNHNVLVERKSFAFFADIEYENLPPFCDNCKRLGHVRQDCKLLQKHPAPAAPRTKAVYILKQNNKSVEPVTDTHASLERVIQPTIESQVPEDPIIVPNPLNFISQPLDDSETQLTEVVEATHVKESPMNNFLHNSWAELADLEEEQVDKDGAFTNAVSILKKKQAARIKAKRDTRSQAGPVLSLP; encoded by the exons atggctatttttgtcttttttctcAAAATCTTATCTAATCTTCTCGTTTCCCATCGTTATACGACGCAAGACCTAATTTTCCTTCTTCCTCCTTCTGCCGCCGCCGCTGTCATGGAA GCGTTAAAAGGGGTTTGTGATATCCCTCTCTCTCAACTACCGAATCCTGTCATCAAAGGGGACATACCCTCAATCACAATCCCAGAAGAAGAATATGAAGCAGGAATTACTGAATGTAAAAATAACCTACATGGCAGAGTTCTGTGGCCAAAGGGCTCTTCTCCGCTGACGGTAGCTGCGCTTAAGGAAAAACTCTCCACATCTTGGTCTGAGGTCAAGAACTGGGGAATGTTATCTTTGGGAAAAGGATACTATGAGTTCACTTTTGCCACCACTGAAGATATGCGTAGG GAATATTGGAAACCTCGTATAGTGTTTGCTATAGCCAGTTGTGTAGGTACACCTATTTGCATTGATGCTGCGTCTTCCAAGTCAAGAATTGATCACACCTTTGGGCAATATGTAAGGGTCCTGGTTGATATGGATTTAACCAAACCTCTAAATCACAATGTGCTTgttgaaagaaaaagttttgCGTTCTTTGCTGACATAGAATATGAAAACTTACCTCCTTTCTGTGATAATTGCAAGAGGTTGGGACATGTTAGACAAGATTGCAAATTACTTCAGAAACACCCAGCTCCTGCAGCTCCTCGAACCAAAGCAGTTTACATactaaaacaaaacaataaaTCTGTAGAACCTGTGACAGACACACATGCGTCTTTGGAAAGAGTGATTCAGCCGACAATTGAGAGTCAGGTGCCTGAAGATCCCATCATTGTCCCTAATCCTCTAAATTTTATCTCTCAGCCTCTGGATGATTCAGAAACACAACTTACAGAAGTAGTGGAAGCTACTCATGTCAAGGAGTCTCCAATGAATAATTTTCTCCATAATTCCTGGGCGGAACTAGCTGATCTGGAAGAAGAACAGGTGGATAAGGATGGAGCTTTTACTAATGCAGTCTCTATCCTAAAAAAGAAACAGGCTGCTAGGATCAAAGCAAAGCGTGACACGAGGTCTCAAGCAGGGCCTGTCCTTTCTTTACCATGA